The Xiphophorus maculatus strain JP 163 A chromosome 23, X_maculatus-5.0-male, whole genome shotgun sequence genome contains a region encoding:
- the LOC106699717 gene encoding uncharacterized protein LOC106699717, giving the protein MILLWVTLLLLHQGYGLVPVITAHLGETTTLTCKLPDIKDRRNKLFWYRQTAGHSLEAVVKLISLANPEYGAGYSDSRVKAVLTDNVSNLTILKAAQEDEGMYHCGFSDWSQNVWRGNYLLIKGNTVGTSNYRVVQKKMVSDSNRPDNYVTLQCSILSDFENNSCSEDVSVFWFRSDKSHPDIIYTDGNRTNRCQKKIDDQTGRVYNFSRKISSSDDGTYYCAVATCGEILFGNGAKLEEQKDKMADPEFPILLIAVICLIISMIINAVFIFYRAPRAACKQLKEGESTSSEERWRNLSQQGDQINEDGWDLNYAALHFSAGKATRGKKRKETEDSVYSQVKL; this is encoded by the exons ATGATTCTGTTATGGGTCACACTTCTTCTCCTTCATCAAGGAT ATGGTTTGGTTCCAGTGATCACAGCTCATCTTggtgaaacaacaacacttaCATGCAAGTTGCCCGATATTAAAGACAGACGTAATAAACTTTTTTGGTACAGGCAAACTGCAGGACATTCTCTGGAAGCAGTTGTAAAGCTCATAAGTCTTGCAAACCCAGAGTATGGAGCAGGTTATTCTGACTCGAGAGTAAAAGCTGTACTTACTGACAACGTGAGCAACCTGACCATTTTAAAAGCAGCTCAAGAAGATGAAGGAATGTATCACTGTGGCTTTAGCGACTGGAGCCAAAATGTTTGGCGGGGGAACTACTTGTTAATAAAAG GAAACACTGTGGGAACGTCAAACTACAGAGTAGTTCAGAAGAAGATGGTATCAGATTCCAACCGTCCAGACAATTATGTGACTCTACAGTGCTCTATCCTCTCAGATTTTGAGAACAACTCTTGTTCAGAAGACGTCAGTGTGTTCTGGTTCCGATCAGATAAATCTCACCCGGATATCATCTACACAGATGGAAACAGAACTAACAGATGTCAGAAGAAAATTGATGATCAGACTGGACGGGTTTataatttttctagaaaaatcagCTCCTCTGATGATGGGACTTACTACTGTGCTGTGGCCACATGTGGAGAGATATTATTTGGAAATGGAGCAAAGCTGGAAG agcaaaaagacaaaatggcaGACCCTGAATTCCCCATACTATTGATAGCTGTGATCTGTTTGATTATTTCCATGAttataaatgctgtttttatcttttaccgAGCTCCAAGAGCAGCATGTAAACAATTGAAAG AGGGAGAAAGCACCTCTTCCGAAGAACGATGGAGGAACTTGAGTCAGCAAGGCGATCAAATT AATGAAGATGGATGGGATCTGAACTATGCAGCTTTACACTTCAGTGCTGGGAAAGCTACAagaggaaagaagagaaaagagacTGAGGACAGTGTGTATTCCCAAGTTAAACTCTGA
- the LOC111607100 gene encoding uncharacterized protein LOC111607100: MVLLLVTLLLLPQGYMLVPVKTVALGQPATFTCPFPADMLSNNEVHWYKQSTGDTLTLIVRLRKHADPAFGQKFSFSRMTASKNETVSRLTILRTVPEDEGMYHCAIIDWTENAWHGTYLYLKENAERTPMHTIVQQLTAADSHLPGDSVTLQCSVLSNPDKMCPEDLSVFWFRARSHNSHPHTIYVDGNKHDDCNKRNDSQRRCAFSKTISSTDSDTYYCAVATCGEIFIGKETKAKVQDDLGFSLWFQDTNKVVLPFCVVLALSLISTVVVLFSISTSKYMDNKAGVDLHNYYSRRQGVEYGQMYSVVVFSIRNQKVDP; encoded by the exons ATGGTTCTTTTGTTGGTTACACTGCTTCTCCTTCCTCAGGGAT ATATGTTGGTCCCAGTGAAAACAGTTGCCCTTGGTCAACCAGCAACTTTTACATGCCCATTTCCTGCAGATATGCTGAGCAACAATGAAGTCCACTGGTACAAACAGAGTACAGGGGATACTCTTACATTGATTGTGAGGCTGCGGAAGCATGCAGACCCTGCATTTGGGCAGAAATTTTCTTTCTCAAGAATGACTGCATCAAAAAATGAGACTGTTAGCAGACTGACAATACTCCGAACAGTTCCAGAAGATGAAGGAATGTATCACTGTGCTATCATCGACTGGACAGAAAACGCTTGGCATGGGACctatttgtatttaaaag aaAACGCTGAGAGGACACCAATGCATACTATAGTTCAACAGTTGACGGCAGCAGATTCTCACCTTCCAGGAGACTCTGTGACTTTACAGTGTTCAGTCCTCTCTAATCCTGACAAGATGTGTCCAGAAGACCTCAGTGTATTCTGGTTCAGAGCCAGATCACACAACTCCCATCCACACACAATTTATGTAGATGGAAACAAGCATGATGATTGCAATAAGAGAAATGACTCTCAGAGGAGATGTGCCTTTTCTAAAACCATCAGCTCCACTGACAGTGATACTTACTACTGCGCCGTGGCCACATGTGGAGAAATATTTATtggaaaggaaacaaaagcCAAAGTTCAAG ATGATTTAGGGTTCAGCTTGTGGTTCCAAGATACCAACAAAGTTGTTCTTCCATTCTGCGTGGTTTTAGCTTTAAGTCTTATTTCAACAGTTGTTGTGTTATTCTCCATTAGCACAAGCAAGTATATGGACAACAAAG CTGGGGTTGACCTACACAACTACTATAGTCGTAGACAG GGGGTTGAATATGGACAGATGTACTCTGTGGTTGTCTTCAGCATAAGAAACCAGAAAGTGGATCCCTAA
- the LOC106699718 gene encoding uncharacterized protein LOC106699718, giving the protein MKLLWLALIILHQGYALVPVTIVQLGDNVTLKCYFPEEKTSSSSELHWYKQSAGNALELILKLMENTKPTYGPEFLGSRLTATYTEKISNLTIRKTTEGDEGMYHCAVIDWNKNIWQGTYLLIQGNTVVSSNYTVVQTPTISHPVHPGDPVTLQCSVLSGSDNKKCSGDLNLFWIRAGDKSFPNFIYTDGNRENKCEEKLDSKQICVYNFSKTFNASDGTFYCAVATCGEIFFGNGTKLDVATSQDDFVTLVITITCLVISVIINILFCCQIPRSSCKPIKGKEASCSRAKQSNRRESKDFTNEEEHELNYAALRFSGAKRMKGIPKRQMETDDSVYSQVKH; this is encoded by the exons ATGAAACTGTTATGGCTCGCACTGATCATCCTACACCAAGGAT ATGCCTTGGTTCCAGTGACCATCGTTCAGCTCGGAGACAATGTAACTTTGAAATGCTATTTTCCAGAAGAAAAGACGAGCAGCAGTAGTGAACTTCACTGGTACAAACAAAGTGCAGGAAATGCACTGGAATTAATTTTGAAGCTGATGGAAAATACCAAGCCTACTTATGGACCTGAATTTTTGGGCTCAAGACTGACTGCAACATATACAGAGAAAATTAGCAATCTGACGATTAGGAAGACGACTGAAGGAGACGAAGGCATGTATCACTGCGCTGTGATTGACTGGAACAAGAACATTTGGCAAGGGACCTATTTGCTAATACaag gaaataCTGTGGTGTCTTCAAATTATACAGTTGTTCAGACGCCAACAATATCGCATCCAGTTCATCCAGGAGACCCAGTGACTCTTCAGTGTTCGGTCCTCTCTGGCTCTGACAACAAGAAATGTTCAGGAGATCTGAATTTGTTCTGGATAAGAGCTGGAGACAAATCTTTTCCAAACTTCATCTACACTGatggaaacagagaaaataaatgtgaagagAAGCTGGACTCTAAGCAGATATGTGTGTATAATTTCTCTAAAACATTCAACGCATCTGATGGGACTTTCTACTGTGCTGTGGCCACATGTGGAGAGATATTTTTtggaaatggaacaaaattGGATGTtg CTACATCTCAAGATGACTTTGTCACCCTGGTGATAACAATTACCTGCTTGGTAATTTCTGTTATTATAAATATACTTTTCTGCTGCCAGATTCCAAGATCATCATGTAAACCTATTAAAG GGAAAGAAGCGTCCTGTTCTCGAGCAAAACAAAGCAACCGCAGGGAGTCAAAAGATTTTACT AATGAAGAGGAACATGAATTAAACTATGCTGCGTTACGTTTCTCTGGAGCTAAAAGGATGAAAGGAATCCCAAAGAGACAGATGGAGACCGACGATAGTGTGTATTCACAAGTGAAacactaa
- the LOC102217517 gene encoding uncharacterized protein LOC102217517, which yields MIQLLVVLLLLHQGYTLVPVTTVPLGEPATFTCSLPAEKMNNNELHWYKQNAGQTLKLIVKLRKHAEPAYGPEFSASRVNASKNEGFRSLTILRTVQEDEGMYHCAIIDWAENSWHGTYLLLTGNSENIPKYQIVQEAKASTPDHESNSLTLQCSVMSDFNHNACPEDISVFWFKVKSDQSHPNVIYVHGDRNDQCQKKFDFQRRCVFSKNIRASDTGKYYCAVASCGEIFLGTRAKQNQQPDQTRDPQNNVLVIIITCLVISVIVNVILICYQTLKTACKKVEGTESTSSPATHDNMAESGEYTDNDNQNLDYAALQFSGRKSTRWMKKKQSNTEEGVYAQVKV from the exons ATGATTCAGTTATTGGTTGTACTGCTTCTTCTTCATCAAGGAT ATACCTTGGTACCAGTGACCACAGTTCCTCTGGGTGAACCAGCAACTTTTACATGTTCGCTTCCTGCTGAAAAGATGAACAATAATGAGCTTCACTGGTACAAACAGAATGCAGGACAGACGCTGAAATTAATTGTAAAGCTGCGAAAGCACGCAGAGCCAGCTTATGGGCCAGAATTTTCTGCCTCAAGAGTGAATGCATCAAAAAATGAAGGCTTCAGAAGTCTGACAATTCTAAGAACCGTTCAAGAAGATGAAGGAATGTATCACTGCGCGATTATTGACTGGGCAGAGAATTCTTGGCATGGGACCTATTTGTTATTAACAG GAAACTCTGAAAATATACCAAAGTACCAAATTGTGCAAGAGGCAAAAGCATCAACTCCAGATCACGAAAGCAACTCTTTGACTCTTCAGTGTTCAGTGATGTCTGACTTTAACCACAATGCGTGTCCAGAAGACATCAGTGTGTTTTGGTTCAAAGTCAAATCAGATCAATCTCATCCAAATGTCATCTATGTTCATGGAGATAGAAATGATCAATGTCAAAAGAAATTCGATTTCCAGAGGAGGTGCGTGTTCTCCAAAAACATCAGAGCGTCTGATACTGGGAAATATTACTGTGCTGTGGCCTCATGTGGGGAGATTTTTCTTGGAACTAGAGCAAAACAGAATCAACAACCTG ACCAAACAAGAGACCCACAAAATAATGTGCTGGTGATAATAATAACATGTTTGGTCATTTCGGTCattgtaaatgttattttgatcTGCTACCAAACCCTAAAGACAGCATGCAAAAAAGTTGAAG ggACAGAAAGCACCTCTTCACCAGCCACACATGATAACATGGCTGAATCAGGAGAATACACT gACAACGATAACCAGAATCTGGACTATGCTGCTTTGCAATTCTCTGGAAGAAAAAGCACACGATGGATGAAGAAGAAGCAGTCGAATACTGAGGAAGGTGTATATGCACAAGTTAAAGTTTGA